The following proteins come from a genomic window of Candidatus Zixiibacteriota bacterium:
- a CDS encoding polyprenyl synthetase family protein: protein MDQNRLKTLIEPVEPDLTIFDKRLGEILKGDTPLISAIAQHLMRSHGKRMRPALMFLVSRAGEFFTEYTIDASLSIELIHTATLLHDDVVDDADMRRGMETVNSKWTNLVSVLMGDYLFAKAFRLMVSAQSIDLVEAISQATERVSVGELRQVEETANYDLSEEEYLKIIADKTASLFAVSCEAGPILAGRNGQTRNQYAAFGEKVGLAFQIADDLLDYVGDADVTGKEPGNDVVNGKVTLPLIYTLRNGEKDKSREILRLLGNGIDKGGFERILKYVHESGGIEYAYRRATQIGSEGLEKVNGLKKSVYYKSLTGMVDFSTSRAA, encoded by the coding sequence ATGGATCAGAACCGTCTTAAAACACTTATCGAACCGGTCGAACCCGACCTGACGATTTTCGATAAACGCTTGGGGGAGATACTCAAAGGCGATACCCCGCTGATTTCCGCCATCGCCCAGCACCTGATGCGCTCGCATGGGAAAAGAATGCGGCCGGCTCTTATGTTCCTGGTTTCGCGGGCCGGGGAATTTTTTACCGAATATACTATCGATGCCTCGCTCTCCATCGAGTTGATTCACACCGCGACTCTTCTGCATGACGATGTCGTCGATGATGCCGATATGCGGCGCGGGATGGAAACCGTCAACAGCAAATGGACCAATCTGGTTTCGGTTCTGATGGGAGATTACCTGTTTGCCAAGGCCTTCCGGCTGATGGTTTCGGCCCAGTCGATCGATCTGGTCGAGGCTATATCGCAGGCCACCGAACGGGTTTCGGTGGGGGAATTGCGCCAGGTCGAGGAAACCGCCAACTATGATCTCTCCGAGGAGGAGTATCTTAAAATTATCGCCGATAAAACCGCCTCGCTTTTCGCCGTATCATGCGAGGCCGGGCCGATTCTGGCGGGCCGGAACGGGCAGACCCGGAACCAGTATGCCGCTTTCGGTGAAAAAGTCGGACTGGCTTTCCAGATTGCCGATGATCTTCTGGATTATGTCGGCGATGCCGATGTTACCGGGAAAGAGCCGGGCAACGATGTCGTCAACGGTAAAGTAACCCTGCCGCTGATTTACACTCTCCGTAACGGCGAAAAAGACAAAAGCCGGGAAATATTGAGACTTCTTGGTAACGGGATTGACAAGGGCGGTTTTGAGAGAATATTAAAATATGTCCATGAATCGGGCGGTATCGAATACGCGTACCGGCGGGCGACCCAGATTGGCAGCGAGGGGCTGGAAAAGGTCAACGGACTGAAAAAATCGGTTTATTATAAATCACTGACCGGGATGGTCGATTTCTCCACCTCACGAGCCGCATAG
- the nadB gene encoding L-aspartate oxidase: MERHYDFLIIGSGIAGLFFAQKVAAMMPDRRVAVITKKSETASNTNYAQGGIATVIAPSDSFEMHVRDTLVSGAGLCNKKVVDQIVKYGPTAIGKLVEVGVNFTRKKGRFDLGREGGHSTNRVVHAADLTGREIERALLTSCRRKKNVDIFRETIVLDLITYIHNGRRRCGGVYTFTRKNREFSSFYAPVTLLATGGVGQVYYNTTNPDIATGDGIAMAYRAGARVANLEFVQFHPTTLYDPGRKPFLISEAVRGEGAILINSEGKRFMRGYHALKELAPRDIVARAIDSQLKESGDDCVYLDISHLNSRFTKKRFPNIYKECLKRGVDITREPIPVVPAAHYMCGGVIADLHGRTDIEGMYVCGETACTGMHGANRLASNSLLEAVVMADFAADDAVEFLKREKFPESPAAEHWLQSSITLKKEKIVVSHDRLSLRKLMSDFVGIVRSEDRLALAGERTRVIHKAIESYYLSQPASYAVVELRNIALVANLIIRAASRRKESRGLHYIVDYPETLDTWKRNTILRPKNYLPHRTGK; encoded by the coding sequence ATGGAACGACATTACGACTTCCTGATAATCGGTTCTGGAATTGCCGGGTTGTTTTTTGCCCAGAAAGTGGCCGCCATGATGCCCGATCGGAGGGTAGCGGTAATTACCAAGAAAAGCGAAACGGCCTCGAACACCAACTACGCCCAGGGCGGAATCGCCACGGTGATCGCTCCAAGCGACAGTTTTGAGATGCATGTCCGGGATACGCTGGTTTCCGGGGCCGGGCTGTGTAATAAGAAAGTGGTCGACCAGATTGTTAAATACGGGCCGACCGCGATTGGAAAACTGGTCGAGGTGGGAGTGAATTTCACCCGGAAAAAGGGGCGTTTTGATCTCGGCCGCGAGGGGGGCCATTCCACCAATCGGGTGGTGCATGCCGCCGATCTGACCGGGCGCGAGATCGAGCGGGCCCTTCTGACCTCATGCCGGCGCAAGAAGAATGTCGATATTTTCAGGGAAACCATTGTTCTTGATTTGATAACCTATATTCATAACGGCCGCCGCCGTTGCGGCGGGGTTTACACCTTCACCCGCAAAAATCGCGAGTTCAGCAGTTTTTACGCCCCGGTGACACTTCTGGCCACCGGTGGAGTGGGGCAGGTGTACTATAACACGACTAACCCGGATATCGCCACCGGCGACGGGATCGCAATGGCGTACCGGGCGGGGGCGAGGGTGGCCAATCTGGAATTCGTGCAGTTTCACCCGACCACATTGTATGATCCGGGACGCAAACCGTTTCTTATTTCCGAAGCGGTTCGCGGCGAGGGGGCGATTTTAATCAATTCCGAGGGGAAACGGTTCATGCGCGGTTATCATGCGCTCAAGGAACTGGCCCCGCGCGATATTGTGGCCCGGGCCATCGACAGCCAGCTCAAGGAATCGGGCGACGATTGTGTCTATCTCGATATCAGTCACCTCAATTCCCGCTTCACCAAAAAACGGTTTCCCAATATTTACAAAGAGTGTCTCAAACGGGGAGTCGATATCACCCGCGAGCCGATCCCGGTTGTTCCGGCGGCGCACTATATGTGCGGCGGGGTGATTGCCGATCTGCACGGCCGGACTGATATCGAGGGGATGTATGTCTGCGGCGAGACCGCCTGCACCGGGATGCACGGGGCCAACCGGCTGGCCTCGAATTCGCTTCTGGAAGCGGTGGTGATGGCCGATTTCGCCGCCGATGATGCCGTCGAATTCCTGAAAAGAGAAAAATTCCCCGAATCCCCGGCGGCCGAACACTGGCTGCAATCCTCGATCACTTTGAAAAAAGAGAAAATCGTGGTGTCGCACGACCGGCTGAGCCTGAGAAAGCTGATGTCGGATTTCGTGGGGATTGTCCGTTCCGAGGACCGTCTGGCCCTGGCCGGGGAGCGCACCCGGGTTATTCACAAGGCCATCGAATCATATTATCTCAGTCAGCCGGCCTCGTATGCGGTGGTGGAACTGCGTAATATCGCCCTGGTGGCCAATCTGATAATCCGGGCGGCTTCGCGGCGCAAGGAATCGCGCGGATTGCATTATATTGTGGATTATCCCGAGACCCTGGATACTTGGAAACGCAACACGATCCTAAGGCCGAAAAACTACCTCCCCCACCGGACGGGCAAATAG
- the lpxK gene encoding tetraacyldisaccharide 4'-kinase, whose amino-acid sequence MEKLWLTIINNKNKPGYWPAVFILWLVSILYNIGVHVRRIFSPAPARISIPVISIGNITVGGSGKTPMVIRLAEYFRSRNKKVGIISSGYGRRSKKNIDGTGQEIASLAVDLTGDEVLMMAETLPDIYFTVAKSKYEAAGRMDEKYHPDIILVDDGYQHHRLGRDFDLLIIDSGIDLRKEHIFPLGRLRESIHALERAQGAVLTKGNISTAAPGYVDWIRGNFPGKPVAEVEFVNESIVAGGKRIPIDETTGQSVYFFAGIGGFSTLLNYVRSMYGNIAEQRQFPDHCCYSPETVAELTKDIDKINPDLVLTTHKDYVKIRNFDFGRIVYYLDLQLRFISGEQDLLEKLDQVVKK is encoded by the coding sequence ATGGAAAAACTGTGGCTGACAATAATCAATAATAAAAACAAACCCGGATACTGGCCGGCGGTTTTTATTCTATGGCTGGTCTCTATCCTCTATAATATCGGGGTTCATGTTCGTCGTATTTTCAGCCCTGCACCTGCCCGGATTTCGATTCCGGTCATATCAATCGGGAATATCACGGTCGGCGGGTCCGGCAAAACGCCAATGGTAATCAGATTGGCCGAATACTTTCGAAGCCGAAATAAAAAGGTGGGGATTATCTCCTCGGGATACGGAAGAAGATCCAAAAAAAATATCGATGGAACAGGTCAGGAGATTGCCTCCCTGGCGGTCGATCTGACCGGGGACGAGGTTCTGATGATGGCCGAAACCCTTCCGGATATTTATTTTACGGTGGCCAAATCGAAATATGAGGCGGCCGGGCGAATGGATGAAAAATACCATCCTGATATTATCCTGGTCGATGATGGTTATCAGCACCATCGGCTGGGCCGTGATTTCGATCTCCTCATAATCGACTCCGGGATCGATTTGCGCAAAGAACATATCTTTCCTCTGGGAAGACTCCGGGAGAGTATTCATGCTCTCGAACGGGCCCAAGGAGCAGTCCTGACCAAAGGTAATATTTCCACAGCCGCGCCCGGTTATGTTGACTGGATCAGGGGGAATTTTCCGGGAAAACCGGTGGCCGAAGTGGAATTTGTCAACGAGTCTATTGTTGCGGGCGGGAAAAGAATTCCCATCGACGAAACGACCGGGCAATCGGTTTATTTCTTTGCTGGAATCGGCGGATTTTCGACTCTTTTGAACTATGTCAGAAGTATGTACGGCAATATTGCCGAACAGCGACAGTTTCCCGATCATTGCTGTTATTCTCCGGAAACGGTTGCCGAATTGACAAAGGATATAGATAAAATTAATCCGGATCTGGTTTTAACTACTCATAAAGATTATGTAAAAATAAGAAATTTTGATTTCGGTCGAATCGTATATTATCTTGATTTACAGCTTCGATTCATATCCGGTGAACAGGATTTGCTGGAAAAACTCGATCAAGTGGTAAAGAAATAA
- the lpxB gene encoding lipid-A-disaccharide synthase: protein MSDKTIPIFLSAGDPSGDIAGYHLIQELIIRNDNLSFLGLGGSRMKAAGQEQLIEGSRLAVLGFWEVARKFMFFKRLINQAAVQIEKIRPRAVILIDYPGFNLRLAKRIKPLGIPIIYYVSPQVWAWGGKRIHQIRRLVNLMLLILPFEKEIYDKASIKNQFVGHYLLDDMDNRFIRSPYNPDSDLILLMPGSRSQEVQRMLPTMLETAARLNRDNRWRFAIAAVEGEIDYNSYLNEIEFPVQLVKGGTRELIAESRLVITSSGTATLETGIIGRPMIVIYKTGTLTYLIARHLVTLDKIALVNITAREKIVPELIQNRAVPKAIAGEAKRMLENKTLCLDIVRRLNEICERLETTGASARAAEAIMEYISC, encoded by the coding sequence ATGTCCGATAAAACAATCCCGATATTTCTCTCGGCCGGCGATCCCTCGGGGGACATCGCCGGGTATCATCTAATACAGGAGTTAATTATCCGTAATGACAACCTGTCTTTTCTGGGGCTGGGTGGATCACGGATGAAAGCGGCTGGTCAAGAACAATTGATTGAAGGATCGCGTCTGGCCGTCCTCGGATTCTGGGAAGTGGCCCGAAAGTTCATGTTTTTCAAAAGGCTAATAAATCAAGCGGCGGTGCAAATCGAAAAGATACGACCCCGGGCGGTGATTCTGATTGATTATCCCGGATTCAACCTGCGTCTGGCCAAGCGGATCAAGCCCCTTGGAATCCCCATTATTTATTATGTGTCTCCCCAGGTCTGGGCCTGGGGCGGCAAGCGTATTCACCAGATCAGGCGACTGGTGAATTTGATGCTTCTTATTCTTCCTTTCGAAAAAGAAATATATGATAAGGCCTCGATAAAAAATCAATTCGTCGGTCATTATCTGCTGGATGATATGGATAACCGTTTTATCCGGTCCCCGTACAATCCGGATTCTGATCTGATCCTGCTCATGCCGGGTTCGCGCTCTCAGGAAGTCCAGCGAATGCTGCCGACGATGCTTGAAACGGCCGCGAGACTGAATCGGGATAACCGCTGGAGATTCGCCATCGCCGCGGTCGAGGGAGAGATCGACTATAATTCATATCTGAACGAGATTGAATTTCCGGTGCAACTGGTCAAAGGGGGGACGCGGGAGTTAATCGCTGAAAGCCGGCTGGTGATTACTTCATCGGGTACCGCCACCCTTGAAACAGGAATAATCGGGCGGCCGATGATTGTTATCTATAAAACCGGGACGCTGACTTATCTGATTGCCAGACACCTGGTCACGCTGGATAAAATCGCCCTTGTTAATATTACCGCCCGTGAGAAAATCGTCCCGGAATTAATACAAAACCGGGCCGTTCCGAAAGCCATCGCCGGTGAAGCGAAAAGAATGCTTGAAAACAAAACACTCTGTCTGGATATTGTCCGACGGTTGAATGAAATCTGTGAACGGCTGGAAACGACAGGTGCCTCGGCGCGGGCGGCTGAGGCTATCATGGAGTATATCTCGTGCTGA
- a CDS encoding Gfo/Idh/MocA family oxidoreductase, translating to MDKLKTAVIGVGHLGRHHARWYKTINESELIGVYDADQEKCRKVAEELGVTAFKEMTDIFDRAEAVSIATPTTTHFEIARRFIEQKIHCLIEKPITVTVDQAYRLIELAEQHGVILSVGHIERFNPAVTALKKFNIAPRFIEAHRLAAFDPRGTDVAVILDLMIHDVDLALHLIKSKVERIEASAVAVISDKADIANARLTFANGAVANLTASRISLHAMRKLRIFQKSGYYSLDLAEKRADIYRLADDGSDNEPGMRIPLGKSGHDLLYSKDGSRDEDMLCRELTSFARAVLDNSAPEVSAAEAAEALRVAIEIDKIGINGVLSGDVR from the coding sequence ATGGATAAATTAAAAACGGCTGTTATCGGGGTGGGTCATCTGGGACGACATCATGCCCGATGGTACAAGACGATCAATGAATCGGAACTGATCGGGGTCTATGATGCCGATCAGGAGAAATGCCGCAAAGTGGCCGAGGAACTGGGGGTGACAGCTTTTAAGGAAATGACCGACATCTTCGACCGGGCGGAGGCGGTGTCGATCGCAACCCCGACCACAACCCATTTCGAAATCGCCCGCCGGTTTATTGAGCAGAAAATTCACTGCCTGATCGAAAAACCGATTACGGTTACGGTCGATCAGGCTTACCGGTTAATTGAACTGGCTGAACAGCATGGTGTGATTTTATCGGTGGGACATATCGAGAGATTCAATCCGGCCGTGACGGCGCTGAAAAAATTCAATATCGCACCCCGTTTTATCGAGGCCCATCGCCTGGCCGCCTTCGATCCTCGCGGAACCGATGTGGCGGTAATTCTCGATTTGATGATTCATGATGTCGATCTGGCCCTGCATCTGATCAAATCGAAAGTCGAACGTATCGAGGCCTCGGCAGTGGCGGTGATTTCGGATAAGGCCGATATCGCCAATGCCCGGCTGACTTTTGCCAACGGCGCAGTGGCCAACCTGACGGCCAGCCGTATTTCACTTCATGCCATGAGAAAACTGCGGATATTCCAGAAATCCGGGTACTATTCGCTCGATCTGGCCGAAAAACGAGCCGATATATACCGCCTGGCTGACGACGGCTCCGATAACGAACCCGGGATGCGGATTCCTCTGGGCAAATCGGGCCATGATCTCCTTTACAGCAAGGATGGCTCCAGGGATGAAGATATGCTTTGCCGCGAACTGACCAGCTTTGCCCGGGCGGTTCTGGATAACTCGGCGCCCGAGGTTTCGGCGGCGGAGGCGGCCGAAGCCCTGCGGGTCGCCATTGAAATCGATAAAATCGGCATAAATGGGGTTCTCTCCGGAGATGTCCGATAA
- the lpxA gene encoding acyl-ACP--UDP-N-acetylglucosamine O-acyltransferase has translation MNNIHSTAIIDKSAVLGDNVTVGPNTIIEKETIIGNNVSIAANCLIAQYTELRDSVTLSHGVVLGTVPQDLKFGGEKTRLIIGEGTTIREYAMLNRGTKHSGQTVVGKNCLLMAYSHVAHDCYLGDNVIMANAVNLAGHVEIGDYAIIGGVVPIHQFVKIGAHCMIGGGFRVPQDVCPYSLVGGYPLKVIGINAIGLKRRGFAPEAVHLLEKAFKFLFFSNLNTSQAVERIKGEIQPIKEIQIILDFIDRSTRGITK, from the coding sequence ATGAACAATATACATTCCACGGCGATAATCGATAAAAGCGCCGTTCTGGGCGACAACGTTACGGTCGGTCCCAATACGATTATCGAAAAAGAGACTATAATCGGAAACAATGTCAGTATCGCCGCCAATTGCCTGATTGCCCAGTACACCGAATTACGGGATAGTGTAACCCTGTCCCACGGCGTCGTTCTCGGAACGGTACCCCAGGATCTGAAATTCGGCGGCGAGAAAACCCGTCTGATTATCGGTGAGGGAACAACCATTCGCGAGTATGCCATGCTGAACCGCGGCACCAAGCACAGCGGTCAAACGGTGGTTGGAAAAAACTGCCTGTTGATGGCTTATTCGCATGTTGCCCACGATTGTTACCTGGGTGACAATGTCATTATGGCCAATGCCGTCAACCTGGCGGGCCATGTGGAAATAGGCGATTATGCCATTATCGGCGGGGTCGTTCCGATTCATCAGTTTGTTAAAATCGGGGCCCATTGCATGATCGGGGGCGGTTTCCGGGTTCCCCAGGATGTCTGCCCGTATTCACTGGTCGGCGGGTATCCGCTTAAGGTTATCGGTATTAATGCCATCGGACTCAAACGCCGCGGGTTTGCCCCGGAGGCAGTTCATCTGCTGGAAAAAGCCTTCAAGTTTTTATTCTTTTCCAATCTCAACACATCGCAGGCGGTTGAGCGGATAAAAGGAGAAATCCAGCCGATCAAGGAAATTCAGATCATTCTCGATTTTATCGATCGTTCCACCAGGGGGATAACCAAGTAA
- a CDS encoding bifunctional UDP-3-O-[3-hydroxymyristoyl] N-acetylglucosamine deacetylase/3-hydroxyacyl-ACP dehydratase, whose translation MLENQRTIRREISLQGIGLHTGNPSRMTFKPAPPDSGVKFTRTDLPGRPSVVADIDHVVDISRGTSLANGDARVYTVEHVLAAISGLQIDNLEVELTANEPPVVDGSARPYVDKLLEAGIETQDAEREYLEVDTTMSYSEPDRAVDIVVTPSDTFRITFMVDYKNPALGTQYTTLIDLEKEFVDEFAPARTFCFLSEVEMLRDKGLIKGGGLNSAIVIYDSDKGQVEVDRIKRALNLTDEAFVGKTGIINDIPLRFYNEPVRHKALDLIGDLFLIGVPIKGHILAARSGHKANVELVRKLRALYKKKKLASKFQKSKAEPFLDINGIMSIMPHRYPFLLVDRVLELEPEKRVVAIKNVTVNEPFFQGHFPGKPVMPGVLIIEAMAQAGGVLLLEAVEKPETKLVFFLAIDNVKFRRMVTPGDTLRFELDMLMFRRGTCKMKGKTFVGDTVVAEAELMAIVKER comes from the coding sequence ATGCTGGAAAACCAAAGAACCATAAGGCGAGAAATATCACTGCAAGGTATCGGTCTGCATACCGGGAATCCCTCCAGGATGACATTCAAACCGGCGCCCCCTGACAGCGGGGTGAAGTTTACCCGGACCGATCTTCCCGGCCGGCCATCGGTGGTGGCTGATATTGACCATGTGGTCGATATCTCGCGAGGTACCAGCCTGGCCAACGGAGATGCCCGGGTATATACGGTGGAGCATGTTCTGGCGGCCATATCCGGACTCCAGATCGACAATCTGGAAGTGGAATTAACGGCCAATGAACCGCCGGTGGTCGATGGTTCGGCCCGCCCCTATGTCGATAAATTGCTTGAGGCCGGAATCGAGACCCAGGATGCCGAACGGGAGTACCTGGAAGTCGATACGACCATGTCGTATTCCGAACCGGATCGGGCGGTCGATATCGTGGTGACACCATCGGATACTTTTCGCATAACTTTCATGGTCGATTATAAAAATCCGGCTCTGGGAACGCAATATACTACCCTGATCGATCTGGAGAAGGAATTTGTCGATGAATTCGCCCCGGCGAGAACTTTCTGTTTTCTTTCCGAGGTGGAGATGCTTCGCGATAAAGGATTGATCAAGGGCGGGGGATTGAATTCGGCTATTGTAATTTATGATTCCGACAAGGGGCAGGTCGAGGTGGACCGGATTAAGAGGGCTTTAAATTTGACGGATGAGGCTTTTGTCGGGAAGACGGGGATTATTAATGATATCCCCCTGCGTTTTTATAACGAGCCGGTCCGGCATAAGGCCCTGGATCTGATCGGCGACCTGTTTTTGATCGGGGTGCCGATTAAAGGGCATATCCTGGCGGCCCGTTCGGGTCATAAGGCCAATGTGGAACTGGTTCGAAAATTGCGGGCTCTCTATAAAAAGAAAAAACTGGCCAGCAAATTTCAGAAGTCCAAGGCCGAACCGTTTCTTGATATCAACGGTATCATGAGTATTATGCCGCATCGTTATCCCTTCCTGCTGGTTGACCGGGTTCTCGAGCTGGAACCGGAAAAAAGAGTCGTGGCGATCAAAAATGTCACCGTGAATGAGCCTTTTTTCCAGGGGCATTTCCCTGGAAAGCCCGTGATGCCGGGGGTGCTTATTATTGAAGCTATGGCCCAGGCGGGAGGCGTCCTGCTTCTGGAAGCGGTGGAGAAACCTGAAACCAAGCTGGTTTTCTTCCTGGCCATCGATAATGTCAAATTCCGCAGAATGGTAACACCAGGCGATACTCTTCGTTTCGAACTGGATATGCTAATGTTCCGTCGCGGCACCTGCAAGATGAAAGGCAAAACTTTTGTCGGCGATACGGTCGTGGCGGAAGCAGAACTCATGGCTATAGTTAAGGAAAGATGA
- a CDS encoding radical SAM protein: MSRFLLGLQNGIIYGPVNSRRLGSSLGLNILPIEYKACPFNCIYCQYGFTLHEGYVIDSDGRNMPKVHQVAMALEAGLKANPDVAYVTFSGNGEPTLHPHFTDIVTEVKKIKERLVPNARLAILSNSAFVWKREIRETLSRLDVCFMKLDAGYRELFIKFNRPHRDINFDDIVAGLKQLQGVIIQALFAGGDNGNYNDYAIDRWVETIGQIRPAGCHIYSLDRGTPDDNLTVIDQDGLLRIKQLTEERTGIPVEVF, from the coding sequence ATGAGCAGATTTTTGCTTGGCCTTCAAAATGGTATAATTTATGGACCGGTCAACTCCCGGCGTTTGGGATCATCACTCGGGCTTAATATTCTGCCGATTGAATATAAGGCCTGTCCTTTCAATTGTATTTATTGCCAGTACGGTTTTACCTTACACGAGGGCTATGTGATCGACTCCGATGGCCGTAATATGCCCAAAGTTCATCAGGTGGCTATGGCTCTTGAGGCCGGTTTAAAGGCTAATCCCGATGTGGCCTATGTGACATTTTCCGGTAATGGCGAACCGACTCTACATCCCCATTTTACCGATATTGTCACCGAGGTAAAAAAAATCAAAGAACGTCTTGTTCCAAACGCCCGGCTGGCTATTCTGTCCAACTCGGCCTTTGTCTGGAAGCGGGAAATCCGGGAAACCCTGAGCCGATTGGATGTCTGTTTTATGAAACTTGACGCCGGCTACAGGGAATTATTCATTAAATTCAATCGGCCTCACCGGGATATTAATTTCGATGATATCGTGGCGGGCCTGAAACAACTTCAAGGTGTGATAATTCAGGCCCTCTTCGCCGGGGGAGATAATGGCAACTATAATGATTACGCCATTGACCGCTGGGTGGAGACCATCGGTCAAATCCGGCCCGCAGGCTGTCATATTTATTCCCTGGATCGGGGCACGCCCGATGATAACTTGACGGTGATTGATCAAGATGGATTATTGAGAATCAAGCAACTGACCGAGGAACGAACCGGGATTCCAGTCGAGGTTTTCTAA
- a CDS encoding CPBP family intramembrane metalloprotease: MAIDDPTAILEKMSLSLILLVYLPTIIMQWLFFALIFLTVYREKTGMTGIGFKRIRPIDFLWAIAFLLVANLLMAVIALLFSLINIEIPGELGLILPTDSTERIFWVILSLTAAICEETVFRGYLLTRLKIFAGTRGWVLPIILSSLSFGAGHTYQGIGGFVLMSIYGSFFALLYIRTGSIWPAIIAHFFQDFSALFYPYQP; the protein is encoded by the coding sequence GTGGCGATCGATGACCCGACTGCCATCCTGGAGAAAATGTCCCTGTCTTTGATTTTACTGGTCTATCTCCCGACCATAATCATGCAATGGCTGTTTTTTGCCCTGATTTTCCTGACTGTTTATCGCGAAAAAACCGGAATGACAGGTATCGGATTTAAGAGAATCCGTCCGATAGATTTCCTGTGGGCGATTGCCTTCCTGCTGGTGGCCAACCTCTTGATGGCTGTCATTGCTCTCCTCTTCAGCTTGATAAATATCGAAATCCCCGGGGAACTAGGATTGATTCTGCCCACCGATTCCACCGAGCGTATTTTCTGGGTGATTCTGTCCCTGACCGCGGCAATATGCGAGGAAACCGTTTTCAGAGGGTATCTTTTAACCCGGTTAAAGATATTCGCCGGAACCCGGGGATGGGTTCTGCCGATAATTCTTTCCTCGCTCTCGTTCGGCGCCGGACATACCTACCAGGGAATCGGCGGATTTGTATTGATGTCAATCTACGGTAGTTTTTTCGCTCTGCTATATATCCGGACGGGGTCGATCTGGCCGGCCATCATCGCCCATTTTTTCCAGGATTTTTCAGCCCTCTTCTATCCTTACCAACCCTGA